A stretch of Gasterosteus aculeatus chromosome 4, fGasAcu3.hap1.1, whole genome shotgun sequence DNA encodes these proteins:
- the LOC144406173 gene encoding uncharacterized protein LOC144406173 gives MAGRRLAFNSPSTPLRGHQLSASPQTDEKKLLNALSGSSRQLQQQTADINERFAPLERSGLSGFLSMEERNRLKEEETGAQSQDSGSGAPSSQLRDESQALRTGARPPVRRILRRDAGASGSGGTLIAGGSCEGFSAESSEKKEAAGIETKCPG, from the exons atggcgggacgacgtctcgcgttcaactcgccttcaactcctctccgcggtcaccaactttcggccagtccgcagacagacgagaagaaactgctgaatgctctcagtggatcgtctcgtcaactccaacaacaaactgccgatatcaacgagcggttcgctccactggagcgttcgggactctccgggtttctgtccatggaggagaggaaccgactcaaagaagaggagacgggcgcacaatcccaagatagcg gaagcggtgcgccgtcttcacaactccgagacgaatcacaggcgctacgaaccggagcaagg ccgcctgtgagacgtattttgagacgggacgcaggagcttcaggttcaggcggaacactcattgcgggcggaagctgcgaaggattcagcgcagagtcgagcgagaagaaagagg ctgctggaatcgagacaaagtgtcctggctga
- the LOC144406174 gene encoding uncharacterized protein LOC144406174: MIRLMGFLQNQNLTQPEVTRWESTPHRSAAVNNIIIVLGVLTFTLQLCLALFFMLKCWRFDNRVQEALKHSETGNKLTDTSCLHTDRYKQARYLLCTDADAAASSPARFAAAGECEPITDSLLTPPIPWDLVQR, from the exons ATGATCCGACTGATGGGATTTCTTCAGAACCAAAACCTGACTCAGCCAGAGGTCACCCGCTGGGAGTCAACACCCCACCGCtctgcagctg TTAACAACATCATCATCGTGCTGGGCGTGTTGACCTTTACCCTACAGCTGTGTTTGGCTCTGTTCTTCATGCTGAAATGTTGGAGATTCGACAACAGAGTGCAAGAAGCTCTCAAACACTCAGAGACTGGTAACAAACTCACTG ACACCTCGtgcctccacacagacaggTATAAACAGGCCCGTTATCTGCTATGcactgatgctgatgctgctgcttcatcaCCGGCCCGGTTTGCAGCAGCAGGGGAGTGTGAGCCCATCACGGACTCTCTGCTCACACCTCCCATACCCTGGGACCTTGTTCAGCGCTGA
- the LOC120818191 gene encoding amphoterin-induced protein 2 — MISCSGRNLSIVPSDLPGYATLLDLSHNALTVLQTPDWISRPFDRLATLVVSRNSISHIKVDAFTAKPHLLHLDLSFNQLIALNKSIFARMEELKELLLFGNEIVQINTGAFSNLYSLQKLYLSGNRLTVFPLGLYWEPGGPRNLTFLDLSYNRLCEVPVQSLLALTRGGGIYLQENPLVCDCALLALLEYWMWKQYRPLVDFRGGYPCRDGSGPVSECGQEVVLEMPFEAQTYQVELGKRLRVPCPGLDAQGREVFWLTPKSVVNSSTNDPNTPLVVLPNGTLEIWGAQMEDSGTYGCVAARGHHNNPNGSLEVNVVVGNLSTVSTSGLAVGRSAEHFNTAFTTLASCVVSIILVLLYLYLTPCRCRENRGGGSRGCGGRAFILCSDPRQVESGERRSSGKRVAFLEPQVEDSVIGGPKTQVMNLGHIITTEGILKN; from the coding sequence ATGATTTCCTGCAGCGGGCGCAATCTGTCCATAGTGCCCTCTGATCTCCCAGGCTATGCCACACTGTTGGACTTGAGCCACAATGCTCTCACTGTCCTGCAGACCCCGGATTGGATTTCCCGGCCATTTGACAGACTTGCTACACTCGTTGTCAGCCGCAACTCTATCAGCCATATCAAGGTAGATGCCTTCACTGCAAAGCCACACCTCCTCCATCTGGACCTCTCTTTCAACCAACTAATAGCATTGAACAAGTCCATTTTTGCCAGGATGGAGGAACTTAAAGAGCTGCTCTTGTTTGGCAACGAGATTGTTCAGATCAACACTGGGGCCTTCAGCAATCTTTACAGCCTGCAGAAGCTTTACCTCTCTGGGAACAGACTGACGGTTTTCCCCCTTGGGCTTTATTGGGAACCTGGAGGGCCTCGTAATCTGACCTTTCTTGATCTGTCATACAACAGGCTTTGTGAGGTGCCTGTCCAGAGCCTTTTGGCTCTTACCCGGGGTGGTGGGATTTATTTGCAGGAAAACCCTTTAGTCTGTGATTGTGCTTTACTTGCCTTGCTGGAGTATTGGATGTGGAAACAGTATCGGCCACTAGTGGATTTCAGAGGTGGATATCCATGCAGGGACGGATCGGGACCGGTATCTGAATGTGGCCAGGAGGTAGTGTTAGAGATGCCATTTGAGGCACAAACCTACCAAGTGGAGCTTGGCAAAAGGCTAAGAGTGCCATGTCCAGGGTTGGACGCTCAAGGCCGAGAGGTGTTCTGGCTAACCCCGAAGAGTGTAGTGAATTCATCAACCAATGATCCGAATACTCCGTTAGTAGTATTACCCAATGGCACGCTTGAAATCTGGGGAGCCCAAATGGAGGATTCTGGGACTTATGGATGCGTGGCAGCCCGCGGGCACCACAACAACCCCAACGGATCTTTGGAGGTCAATGTAGTGGTTGGAAACCTAAGCACGGTCTCCACCAGCGGCTTAGCAGTCGGCAGGAGTGCCGAACATTTCAACACAGCGTTCACCACCCTGGCCTCCTGTGTGGTCAGTATCATTCTGGTGCTGCTCTACCTCTACCTCACCCCTTGCCGATGCCGGGAAAACCGGGGTGGGGGATCGAGAGGGTGCGGTGGGCGAGCCTTCATCCTCTGCTCAGACCCCAGACAAGTCGAGTCAGGAGAGCGGCGGTCAAGTGGAAAGAGGGTGGCTTTCTTAGAGCCACAAGTCGAGGACTCAGTCATTGGTGGTCCCAAGACACAAGTAATGAATTTGGGTCATATTATCACCACCGAAGGAATTCTCAAAAATTGA